Genomic DNA from Eleutherodactylus coqui strain aEleCoq1 chromosome 8, aEleCoq1.hap1, whole genome shotgun sequence:
CAGTCATGATCAGTGTAtgtaaaggggttaacagcagggatcagaatctcctgctgcagctgtcacagcagtggcagaggattgcgatcttcccccattgattttaatggggccggagcccctaccgctggccccattgaaaacaatgggagaacatcacgatcccctgctgtgacagctgcagcagcggaTTCCTtcagcgatcctctcccattactttcaatgaggctggcagcagcaccagcccaattgaaatcaatgggcgaagATCACCATCTCctaccacggctgtgacagctacagcaggggattccttcagccttgCTGTGATGCAAGGCAGTTTCACATCCAGGGTCCGacatcgctctcgccagtgtgcctGCTGCCGATAGAACGGGCTCAGCTTCTAAGCCCGCGCCATCCATACatacatagttcgtaaggctgaatgaagacaatgtccatctagtccagcctgtctagccatAGGATGTAAATATATATCCCTTCGTGGGAACTGCTTTCCAGCCAGGTCATGCATTTGTATCTTGGGACATGAAGGGTTAAACAGTTTCTGGTAACCAAAGCTGACATTttgctacagttgtatccagtctgcATTCCACATATTAATTGGGTTGTCCAGCACTGAGAGTTGATGcgctttcctcaggataggtcatcaatagccaaTCAGTGGGGATCTGCTGCCCAAGACCCCTGCAAtcaccattacatgagaaaaccctacGTGGTTGgcggtgagcccccggctagtccagcaccgatgaccggcctcattggaagtcgctccgatcattggattttcccatctaatgtggattcacacggaGACTGGTCCGCGGAAAACATGTCACGTGACTTCATGCCGCTCTCCGCTTCCTGCCTGTATTTTACTAACTGGCTTAGTTATATATGACTCTTCGTAAACCAACAGGCTGCACCGTAAGCCCTAAACACAACCATATCAGCCGGCACTTACCTCATGAGATAACATCTTATAAAGCTCTTCTTTGGTCACGGAGATCCGCTCTCGGTCGGTGCTATCCACAACCACTATTACAAACTGCAAGAGGACAGAAGACACATCAGGGAGTAAAAGACAACAAGCGTGCAACATATGATCGCTTCTAACATGGCGAACATTGGAAGAAAGGCACGTTTATCCGGACGgcagtgagctgcaataccagactttGGTACTACTCAAAATATGGCGCTGCTAAGGAGGGGTCTCTACTGatctgatgttaaaggggtttcagATTCCAGCACACGCGCCAAAGATTACACAATGCCAGACGGAGCATTCAACAAGCATCACGTCACCAGTGACACGGAGGACTCTGCCCCAGCCGATGTACGGGAACAAGGCTATCATCTACTAAAGAGTTAACAGAATAAAGGTATTTAGACAGTGTAGTGAAAACCATGGAAACTACCCCAAAAACCAAGAGCTTCAAGAAGGGAGACGTCCAGAGACCAAGATACTGacctccggataggtcatcaacagatgaTCGCCTGGGTTCGGCTGCTTGGGTTTCCACCAATCAACTAATTGTAGAGGCTGCAGTGTTCGGATGAGCACggcggcctcttctcaggcctacgatgttacattcattagtcacaaactgagctgcaataccaggtacaaGTGTCCTGGGGTCTCAAACGCCCCCCAACTGCGATGAGATCATGAAGTGCTGTTTAGTTGCCATGGCTGTCTGGGGTCTGCTAAAGGCCCCCAGGGTTGCCATgagtgatagactgcctgtcagaaagctgtataatgcaatatacactataagtgatcaaacaattgcatgTTCAAgtaccctgtggggactaaaaatgaaaaaaaaaaaaaagaaaaaaagtgtacaaattagtttaaaaagttttaataaatggttacaaaaaattaaaaggtaatcaagtaaaaaaaaaacacgaaaaacaatttcttaatttaaaaaaatacatatcatAAATACATATTTAGCATTGCCGCATTCATAAAAGtttaatctatcaaagtaaggctgcctgcacacgggcggaaatcccgcggcaggattatccgcgggatttctgccactgaaagcctgcataggagtgcattacaatatgcactcctatgcagccggccgcggtttggccgcacgacatgtcgcgcggcaaacaaaccgcggcatgtcctatttctgtgcggggctcgcagagcctcgcacagaaacgtcactcacccggccgccggctccgctctgcgcatgcgccggcacatgaaaaagccggggccgccaggagcGGGAGAGTAcgtgctcctccctgcaggcgctggggtcgggtcccgcggcgagaattctcgccgccaaatccgacccgcccgtctgcaggtggcctaacacaTTAAAAAagtaacacacacaaaaaaataaataaattccccGGTCATTAAGACAAAGTCGGCCGGTAAATAAAGGGGCTTAAGAAGCTGCAGAGATAGCGTGTACAAAAGGATCATGTTTCAGGGTCCCTTTAGCCCTGCCGATGTCTCGTTTCCCCGTGCGAGCCACGTCAGCGTTCACTTGGGCAGCCGGTATATACCTCGGTGGCTCGTTCACGGTGATCCACAGGTGTGAGGCTCATCCATCCCCTTTGTGAGCGGCCCCTCAGCATCTACTAAACATGGTCTTAGAAGCCGATCTTACCTCCGTGTTGGTATAATAAGTGTTCCATGAGGAGCGCAGAGATTCCTGACCGCCGATGTCCCACATCAGAAACCTTGTGTTGTTCACCACGATCTCCTCCACATTGCTGCCTATAGTCGGGGACGTGTGGACCACTTCATTCATGGAGCTGGCAAAGAAGAACGACGGTCATAACCGCTCAGACAACAAGCTAAAAGGCCGTCCAGCCCGTCTCCCGCACCATACGGGTAATGTGTGGAGCTCCCAAGTGTGTCCCGGTCTGACCGAGAGTCTCCAGGCCCGAACTCAGAGTATCATACGAACACAATGCACCAGGCTGGGCCTGGAGACCCCAGCCAGGTCGGGACACACTTCATACATTAACCGTAAAGTGCAGAAGACGGGGTGGACGGCCTCTAAGCAAGAGAACGTGGGCTCCACCGCAAACCACAAGAATTCTGACCAAGAGTTGCTGAGGTCACATTCGAGTCACCGTGGAGCCCAAGGAGTAATAAAACACTTAGGATGCACAGATTAACTTTAGTTGACGACTTCGGTGAGATCCTCAGTGGCTACATATTGTTACTTTATACTTTGTATCATCCCGGGTGTAGATGGCTTATTATACTCACACACGCTGACCGGCCCCTTTATTAATGACACTTTGTGTCCTTTTaaaattggcgcttccctgtatggtaattctccccgtgaccccggcgtGCAGCATAATTTCACGTGACAAGtatttctgtggatcagtttcagtgtaaatccacagtagatgggagaatccagcgatcggagcgacttccaatgaggccggtcatcggtgctagactagccagggcctcaCTGCCAACTGCGGGGGGTTTTCtgatgtaacggtgtggagagtatacagagaatggcgcgattggAGAAAACatgcagtgaaaggggatcctgtggacggaaacaactcatcactgaaaggggtcggaggaggatgtcaggaatcgttctgaccaacaggctgcacggtcagctgaatacaacactggagctccaactaacgtgtccgaacacacaactcgccgttcctccgcacggatggtataacagcagatgatCAGCTTCAGCGCCATTCTGTGAGAGAGGCGAGACTCCAGGGTTCAAAAAGAGCACAAAAACAGTATCACTtagcatctcctggtcagatggatgcagatttctgttgctgatggggggGATTTTGGCGGAggcagcatgaaccgatgaccccttcctgtcagctggtcagaacgtcatctaatctgcggcaagtacaggaagcttcctgtccgcaggggccgatattcctgcaggatgattttatcaccaagtggaatctacaccacaacgaatcgctgcggttctgaaggccaaaggagtccaacgctgctagatgggggtctctaataaagggtccgGTCAGCGTATAGTTGGAGGGGCTCTTATTTAAGAGAATAAACACTATTCTGACTTTATAAGAACAGGAGGTGGATAACCAGCGGCGGGCACCACTGAAGCGGACAGCGGTACCCCGGGACACACTGAGGGGGTGAATACTTACAACTGATAGAGAATAGTCGTCTTCCCCGCGTTGTCCAGACCCACAATTATAACTTTGTGCTCTGAAATACAGAAATAACACGTACAATTATATGGATCTTTGtgtggggaaggggttaacagtcatTATAGCACAGCGGAACTGAAGATTTGGGCGAAAGGCCCTAAAGGCAACTGATAACAGCGGTACAAGGATGCAGCAGTATCTTCCCAGCGCGGTTTTTGCTACGATTGCAGCTAAAAACATCCCCAAGTATTTGAATTTTGAAAATATCCCAAACGGCATGTAGACAAGGCAGAGGGGTCCTGCGGGCGGGGCCGGACCGTCTCTGCCAGCTGCATGTATAGACGAGGCAGAGGGGTCTTGTGGGCGAGGCCGGACCGTCTCTGCCAGCTGCATGTATAGACGAGGCAGAGGGGTCTTGTGGGCGAGGCCGGACAGTCTCTGCCAGCTGCATGTATAGACGAAGCAGAGAGGTCCTGCGGGCGGGGCCGGACCGTCTCTGCCAGCTGCATGTATAGACAAGGCAGAGGGGTCCGTTGGGCGGGCCAGACTGTGTCTGCCAGCTGCATGTATAGACAAGGCAGAGGGGTCCTGTGGGCGGGGCCGGACCGTCTCTGCCAGCTGCATGTATAGACGAGGCAGAGGGGTCCGTTGGGCGGGCCGGACCGTCTCTGCCAGCTGCATGTATAGACGAGGCAGAGGGGTCTTGTGGGCGGGGCCGGACAGTCTCTGCCAGCTGCATGTATAGACGAGGCATAGGGGTCCAGTGGGCGGGGCCGAGCAGTCTCTGCCAGCTGCATGCATAGACGAGGCAGAGGGGTCTTGTGGGCGGGGCCGGACAGTCTCTGCCAGCTGCACGTATAGACGAGGCAGAGAGGTCCTGTGGGCGAGGCCGGACAGTCTCTGCCAGCTGCACGTATAGACGAGGCAGAGAGGTCCTGTGGGCGAGGCCGGACCGTCTCTGCCAGCTGCATGTAGAGACGAGGCAGAAGGGTCCGTTGGGCGGGGCCGGACCGTCTCTGCCAGCTGCATGTATAGACGAGGCATAGGGGTCCAGTGGGCGGGGCCGAGCAGTCTCTGCCAGCTGCATGTATAGACGAGGCATAGGGGTCCAGTGGGCGGGGCCGAGCAGTCTCTGCCAGCTGCATGTATAGACGAGGCATAGGGGTCCTGTGGGCGGGGCCGAGCAGTCTCTGCCAGCTGCATGCATAGACGAGGCAGAGGGGTCTTGTGGGCGGGGCCGGACAGTCTCTGCCAGCTGCATGTATAGACGAGGCAGAGAGGTCCTGTGGGCGAGGCCGGACAGTCTCTGCCAGCTGCATGTATAGACGAGGCAGAGAGGTCCTGTGGGCGAGGCCGGACAGTCTCTGCCAGCTGCATGTATAGACGAGGCAGAGAGGTCCTGTGGGCGAGGCCGGACAGTCTCTGCCAGCTGCATGTATAGACGAGGCAGAGAGGTCCTGTGGGCGAGGCCGGACTGTCTCTGCCAGCTGCATGTAGAGACGAGGCAGAAGGGTCCGTTGGGCGGGGCCGGACCGTCTCTGCCAGCTGCATGCACAGACGAAGCAGAGGGGTCCATTGGGCGGGGCCAGACCGTCTCTGCCAGCTGCATGTACAGACGAGGCAGAGGGGTCCGTTGGGCGGGGCCGGACCGTCTCTGCCAGCTGCATGCACAGACGAAGCAGAGGGGTCCGTTGGGCGGGGCCGGACCGTATCTGCCAGCTGCATGTACAGACGAGGCAGAGGGGTCCGTTGGGCGGGGCCAGACCGTCTCTACCAGCTGCATGTACAAACGAGGCAGAGGGGTCCGTTGGGCGGGCCGGACCGTCTCTGCCAGCTGCATGTACAGACGAGGCAGAGGGGTCCGTTGGGCGGGGCCGGACCGTCTCTGCCAGCTGCATGTACAGACGAGGCAGAGGGGTCCGTTGGGCGGGGCCAGACCGTCTCTGCCAGCTGCATGTACAGACGAGGCAGAGGGGTCTGCTGGGCGAGGCCGGACCGTCTCTTCCAGCTGCATGTATAGACGAAGCAGAGGGGTCCATTGGGCGGGGCTGGACAGTGTCTGCCAGCTACACGTAGACGAGACAGAAGGGTCCGCTGGGTGGTCCAAACAGCCTCTGCCAGCTGCATGTATAGACGAGGCAGAGGGGTCCGCTTGGCGGGCAGGACTGTTTCTGTCAGCTGCATGTATAGACGAGGCAGAGAGGTCCTGTGGGCGAGGCCGGACAGTCTCTGCCAGCTGCATGTATAGACGAGGCAGAGAGGTCCTGTGGGCGAGGCCGGACCGTCTCTGCCAGCTGCATGTATAGACGAGGCAGAGAGGTCCTGTGGGCGAGGCCGGACCGTCTCTGCCAGCTGCATGTATAGACGAGGCAGAGAGGTCCTGTGGGCGAGGCCGGACCGTCTCTGCCAGCTGCATGTATAGACGAGGCAGAGAGGTCCTGTGGGCGAGGCCGGACCGTCTCTGCCAGCTGCATGTAGAGACGAGGCAGAAGGGTCCGTTGGGCGGGGCCGGACCGTCTCTGCCAGCTGCATGCACAGACGAAGCAGAGGGGTCCATTGGGCGGGGCCAGACCGTCTCTGCCAGCTGCATGTACAGACGAGGCAGAGGGGTCCGTTGGGCGGGGCCAGACCGTCTCTACCAGCTGCATGTACAAACGAGGCAGAGGGGTCCGTTGGGCGGGGCCGGACCGTCTCTGCCAGCTGCATGCACAGACGAAGCAGAGGGGTCCGTTGGGCGGGGCCGGACCGTATCTGCCAGCTGCATGTACAGACGAGGCAGAGGGGTCCGTTGGGCGGGGCTGGACAGTCTCTGCCAGCTGCACGTAGACGAGGCAGAAGGGTCCGCTGGGTGGTCCAGACAGCCTCTGCCAGCTGCATGTATAGACGAGGCAGAGGGGTCCGCTGGGCGGGCAGGGCTGTTTCTGTCAGCTGCATATATTAATGAAAAGCCCGTCCCGCCAGCCGCCTCTGACATGGAGGACCTTGTAGGCGTCAACCACGCATCTTGTGCGTGCATCGTACGATCGGATACAGACGCATGCGCAGATCAACCATCTACATCATGAGATTTCCGCAGCGCCATCTAGATTATGGGCTGCTTATACTGGATAGAAGCctatgccttaaccccttaaggaaggggcccattttttgttttttccttgctacttttaaaaaaatcataactcttatttattccCCGATCTGGGTGTCTGAGGGCCGGTTACATTTTTTTTCGGAGACAGGGTGAcccaaaaaagtgcagttctaacgtgcaggaaaaataatgcgctactttgatagatccgaCTTTTAAGGacccagcgataccaaaatttGTCTTTGCGTTGTTTTATTatgaaaaaagttgtttttttttccaaaaacttaattatatttttaattattaacAAAATTtctttaaactgatttttacggtttcttttttttttagcccctgtACGGGACATGAACTTGTGAAGGTTTGATCGCtccagcagtatgatgtagtactatagtattacattatatcgaAATCTGACagacaatctatcaagccatgccacataTGTGGTTTGATagccaatctgcaatggcagccctggggacttttagaaggcccccagctgccatggcaactgatcGACACCCCACtatttcagaattgacagcggcatttaaagggataaCTGACGGGATCAGCGtgaatgctgattgcagctgctgCCAGCCATAAGAAACAGATgatacctgcattgtatggagcaggatcggctcctgatcccctccataaaAACCttaacctccatgatgtaactgtacctCATGGAGCattgccaaattttggaaatctggtatCTGTCACTTTAAAAGAGAATCTCTCCGTAAAGGTTTGACCCGTCCAAATAATCCTGATATTGTTCTTTCATCACGTTATACTTTATTTATGTGGTAAACGTAGACGGATACGATTTGCATGATACATTCTGTCAAAATtctgtgagaagctggatggccgtATCCACAAATTATCACCTaccgggccgttctgacaagactgttagggggtgttgggaccagtggataggggcacacaaggtgaccgggctcatgacgccccctacagaccaccagtagagaggagcgtctgaccagactgttaggaggtgttgggaccagtggatgtgtgaggacacacaaggtgaccgggctcagggcgccccctacagatcaccagtagagaggagcgtctgaccagactgttaggaggtgttgggaccagtggatggagcacacaaggtgaccgggctcaggacgccccctacagatcaccagtagagaggagcgtctgataggaggattagctaacacaagggaagagagtattcaaaaagatctagacaagcttgcacagtgggcgacgactaacagaatggtatttaacaaggagaaatgcaaagtcctacatctgggcacgaaaaatgaagaaagcacatacagaatgggaggaattgggctaagcagcacatgtgagaaagacttgggtatactaacagatcagactgaacatgagtcaacaatgtgatgcagcagccaaaagagagaagagaagcatagagtctagatcacgtgaggtcattatcccctctactcttccttagtcagacctcatctagaatactgggtccagttctcgGCACCctgttttaaaggagatgtcccgaggcagcaagtgggtctatacacttctgtatggccatattaatgcactttgtaatgtacattgtgcattaattatgagccatacagaagttataaaaagttttatacttacctgctccgttgctggcgtcctcgtctccatggtgccgactaattttcgccctccgatggccaaattagccgcgcttgcgcagtccgggtcttctcctcttctctatggggctccgtgtagctccgccccgtcacgtgccgattccagccaatcaggaggctggaatcggcaatggaccgcacagaagccctgcggtccatgaagacagaggatcccggcggccatcttcagcaggtgagtatgaagacgccggaccgccgggattcaggtaagcgctgtgcgggtggtttttttaacccctgcatcggggttgtctcgcgccgaacgggggggggggtttaaaaaaaaaaaaccccgtttcggcgcgggacaacccctttaaataagacagacaaactggaacaagttcagacaagagttaccaggatggtgagcggtctgcaaatcatgtccgatgaggaacggttaaaggatctgggaatgtttagcttgcagaagagaaggctgagaggagacttaatagctgtctacaaatatctgaagggctgtcacagtgcagagagatcagccctattctcatctgcacaaggaaagactagaagcaatgggatgaaactgaaagggaggagacacagattagatattagacagtgagggggatcaatgagtggaacaggttaccacaggaggtggggagttctccttcaatggaagtgttcaaacaaaggctggacagacatctgtctgggatgatttagtgatcctgcactgagcagggggttggacccgatgaccctggaggtcccttccaactccaccattctaggattctatgattccatgatcgtccgacaagcaccagcaggtccaactgtt
This window encodes:
- the ARL5A gene encoding ADP-ribosylation factor-like protein 5A, whose product is MGILFTKIWRLFSHQEHKVIIVGLDNAGKTTILYQFSMNEVVHTSPTIGSNVEEIVVNNTRFLMWDIGGQESLRSSWNTYYTNTEFVIVVVDSTDRERISVTKEELYKMLSHEDLKKAGLLVFANKQDVKECMSVAEISQYLKLTSVKDHQWHIQACCALTGEGLCQGLEWMMSRLKSR